A DNA window from Enterobacter asburiae contains the following coding sequences:
- the ypdK gene encoding membrane protein YpdK, whose amino-acid sequence MKYFFMGISVIVLVWAGTFALMI is encoded by the coding sequence GTGAAATATTTCTTTATGGGCATTTCGGTGATTGTTTTAGTCTGGGCCGGAACCTTTGCCCTGATGATCTAG
- the lpxP gene encoding kdo(2)-lipid IV(A) palmitoleoyltransferase gives MLSQSKFQRAFLHPRYWFTWFGLGVLWLLVQLPYPVLRLLGSKLGSASRVFLKRRESIARKNIELCFPQYNAEEREKLIAENFKSIGMALLETGMAWFWPDERVRKWFDVEGLDNLKRAQMQKRGVMVVGVHFMSLELGGRVMGLCQPMMATYRPHNSALMEWVQTRGRMRSNKAMISRNNLRGMVGALKKGEAVWFAPDQDYGRKGSSFAPFFAVKDVATTNGTFVISRLSGASMLTVTMVRKADKSGYRLHISPEMANYPENECEAAAFINKVIETEIMRAPEQYLWMHRRFKTRPLGEASLYI, from the coding sequence ATTTTGTCTCAATCCAAATTTCAACGTGCGTTTTTACACCCGCGTTACTGGTTTACATGGTTTGGCCTTGGCGTACTCTGGTTGCTGGTTCAACTTCCGTACCCTGTCCTGCGCTTGCTGGGGTCAAAACTGGGCAGCGCTTCCCGCGTTTTCCTGAAACGTCGCGAATCCATCGCGCGTAAAAATATTGAGCTTTGTTTTCCGCAGTACAATGCAGAGGAGCGTGAGAAACTCATCGCTGAAAACTTCAAGTCTATCGGCATGGCGCTGCTTGAAACCGGCATGGCATGGTTCTGGCCAGATGAACGTGTCCGCAAATGGTTTGACGTGGAAGGCCTGGATAACCTTAAACGCGCGCAGATGCAAAAACGCGGCGTGATGGTCGTCGGCGTTCACTTTATGTCGCTGGAGCTGGGCGGCCGCGTGATGGGGCTTTGCCAGCCAATGATGGCAACCTACAGACCGCACAACAGTGCGCTTATGGAATGGGTGCAGACGCGAGGCCGTATGCGTTCCAATAAGGCGATGATCAGCCGTAATAACCTGCGCGGTATGGTCGGTGCTCTCAAGAAAGGAGAAGCCGTCTGGTTTGCACCCGATCAGGATTATGGACGTAAAGGCAGCAGCTTTGCGCCTTTCTTTGCGGTGAAAGACGTTGCGACGACTAACGGTACGTTTGTCATTTCGCGTCTGTCTGGTGCTTCCATGCTGACCGTGACGATGGTGAGAAAAGCAGATAAGTCAGGCTACCGCCTGCACATCTCCCCTGAAATGGCTAACTATCCGGAAAACGAGTGCGAAGCGGCCGCGTTTATCAATAAAGTCATCGAAACTGAAATCATGCGCGCGCCAGAGCAATATCTGTGGATGCATCGTCGTTTCAAAACCCGCCCTCTTGGCGAAGCCTCGCTCTATATTTAG
- the tssB gene encoding type VI secretion system contractile sheath small subunit — MADSFQNEVPKARINLKLDLHTGGASKKMELPLKLLVAGDFSNGQESAQISEREKVNITKNNFDSVLSEYSPKLNLTVKNTLSDDGGEENVQLTFQSMKDFTPEQVAAQIPQLKAMLAMRNLLRDLKANLLDNQTFRKELEKILLDQSLSAELRNELSALASRKS; from the coding sequence ATGGCTGACAGTTTTCAGAATGAGGTGCCTAAGGCACGTATTAACCTTAAGCTTGACCTGCATACAGGCGGGGCAAGCAAGAAAATGGAATTACCGCTGAAATTACTGGTTGCGGGTGATTTCAGTAATGGGCAAGAGTCTGCTCAAATATCTGAGCGTGAGAAAGTTAACATCACGAAAAATAATTTCGACAGTGTTCTTTCTGAATACTCCCCAAAACTTAATCTAACCGTTAAAAATACGCTCTCTGATGATGGTGGTGAGGAAAATGTTCAGCTGACTTTCCAGAGCATGAAAGATTTCACGCCAGAGCAGGTGGCTGCTCAGATACCGCAGCTGAAGGCGATGCTGGCGATGCGCAACTTGCTTCGCGATCTGAAGGCCAATTTGCTGGATAACCAGACTTTCCGAAAAGAGCTGGAAAAAATCCTTCTGGACCAGTCGCTTAGTGCTGAACTGAGAAATGAACTATCCGCACTGGCATCAAGAAAATCGTAA
- the tssC gene encoding type VI secretion system contractile sheath large subunit — MLMSVQNNIAGSESVVLERPAAGGVYASLFEKINLNPVSELSALDLWQDAQAMSDATADERLTAGMQVFLECLTKAGAKVEKLDKSLIDHHIAELDYQISRQLDAVMHHDEFQAVESLWRGVKSLIDKTDFRQNVKIELLSMSKEDLRQDFEDTPEIIQSGLYKHTYIDEYDTPGGEPIAALISAYEFDASAQDVALLRNISKVSAAAHMPFIGSAGPKFFLKESMEDVAAIKDIGNYFDRAEYIKWKSFRDTDDARYIGLVMPRVLGRLPYGPDTVPVRSFNYVEEVKGPDHDKYLWTNASFAFASNMVRSFINNGWCVQIRGPQAGGAVQDLPIHLYDLGTGNQVKIPSEVMIPETREFEFANLGFIPLSYYKNRDYACFFSANSTQKPALYDTADATANSRINARLPYIFLLSRIAHYLKLIQRENIGTTKDRRLLELELNTWVRSLVTEMTDPGDELQASHPLRDAKVVVEDIEDNPGFFRVKLYAVPHFQVEGMDVNLSLVSQMPKAKS; from the coding sequence ATGCTCATGTCTGTACAAAATAATATTGCCGGTAGTGAAAGCGTGGTGCTGGAACGTCCTGCTGCGGGTGGGGTTTACGCCTCCCTGTTTGAGAAAATCAATCTGAATCCTGTCTCTGAGTTGAGCGCATTAGACCTCTGGCAAGATGCGCAGGCGATGTCAGATGCAACCGCTGATGAGCGTCTGACTGCAGGTATGCAAGTCTTTCTGGAATGTCTGACCAAAGCAGGCGCGAAGGTCGAAAAACTGGATAAAAGCCTTATCGATCATCACATCGCTGAGCTCGATTACCAGATCAGCCGCCAGCTGGACGCGGTTATGCACCATGACGAGTTTCAGGCGGTCGAAAGCCTGTGGCGTGGGGTGAAATCACTGATTGATAAAACAGATTTTCGCCAGAACGTGAAAATTGAGCTTCTGAGTATGTCCAAAGAAGACCTGCGGCAGGACTTTGAAGATACCCCGGAAATCATCCAGAGTGGTCTGTATAAACACACCTACATTGATGAATATGATACTCCAGGCGGCGAGCCGATTGCGGCACTGATTTCCGCTTACGAGTTTGATGCTTCAGCGCAGGATGTCGCTCTGCTTCGCAACATCTCTAAGGTATCCGCTGCTGCACATATGCCGTTTATCGGCTCAGCAGGCCCGAAATTCTTCCTTAAAGAGTCCATGGAAGACGTCGCGGCGATTAAAGATATTGGTAATTATTTTGACCGCGCAGAGTACATCAAGTGGAAATCGTTCCGCGATACTGATGACGCTCGCTACATCGGCCTGGTCATGCCGCGCGTATTGGGACGTTTGCCGTATGGCCCGGACACCGTTCCGGTTCGCAGCTTCAACTATGTCGAAGAAGTCAAAGGTCCCGATCACGACAAATACCTGTGGACCAATGCATCGTTTGCCTTCGCGTCCAACATGGTGCGCAGCTTTATCAATAATGGCTGGTGTGTACAAATCCGTGGCCCGCAGGCTGGTGGTGCGGTTCAGGACCTGCCTATCCATCTGTACGATCTCGGTACCGGCAATCAGGTAAAAATCCCGAGTGAAGTGATGATTCCTGAAACCCGTGAATTCGAATTCGCGAATCTGGGCTTCATTCCTTTGTCCTACTACAAAAACCGCGACTACGCGTGCTTCTTCTCAGCCAACTCAACTCAGAAACCGGCGCTGTACGACACCGCTGATGCGACGGCTAACAGCCGCATCAACGCCCGTCTTCCGTACATCTTCCTGCTGTCGCGTATCGCCCATTACCTGAAGCTGATTCAGCGCGAGAACATTGGTACCACGAAGGACCGCCGACTGCTGGAGCTGGAGCTGAACACGTGGGTCCGCAGCCTGGTGACCGAAATGACCGATCCGGGCGACGAGTTGCAGGCTTCTCACCCGCTGCGCGACGCGAAGGTGGTAGTGGAAGACATCGAAGACAACCCGGGCTTCTTCCGCGTGAAGCTGTACGCCGTGCCGCACTTCCAGGTGGAGGGCATGGACGTCAATCTGTCGCTGGTTTCCCAGATGCCGAAAGCGAAATCGTAA
- the tssK gene encoding type VI secretion system baseplate subunit TssK translates to MKIYRPLWEDGAALAPQQFQQQVRWNEHVADMVARMGISHPWGVVAAEFDDAALALSRLNAIRLVVRFQDGTLVDTDLADTLPPVCDLSVAAGSESVEVVVALPLLSASGGNLDNGQDSERPRRWKAERVVVQELAGYESGELAILRNALTLRLSSQENTAYLTCPVVRLVRNTQGQWSRDPAFIPPMLSISASPPLTIELGDLLVRLQARRRRLMTMRRESNERMADFAVADVSLFWLLNALNSAEPVLTELLETPARHPELLYRELTRLAGSLLTFSLEHDAGDIPAYQHDAPERVFPPLLALLDKLLEASLPSRVVSIHLEHQDQIWRGALHDARLREGADFYLSVRSSMPNHELQTKFPQLCKAGSFEDVSDVVNVALSGMVIKPLTHVPTAIPLRLENQYFSLDLSSEAARAMLEAGSCTFYTPRSLGDVKLELFAVLRT, encoded by the coding sequence ATGAAAATTTACCGCCCGCTTTGGGAGGATGGGGCCGCTCTGGCCCCGCAACAGTTCCAGCAGCAGGTTCGCTGGAATGAGCACGTTGCCGACATGGTCGCCCGGATGGGTATTTCTCATCCCTGGGGCGTGGTTGCGGCAGAATTTGATGATGCTGCACTGGCGCTCTCTCGCCTGAATGCCATCCGTCTGGTGGTACGCTTTCAGGACGGTACTCTTGTGGATACCGACCTGGCAGATACGCTTCCTCCGGTCTGTGACTTGTCTGTTGCAGCCGGCAGTGAATCTGTTGAGGTGGTTGTCGCACTACCGCTGCTGAGTGCCAGTGGTGGCAACCTGGATAACGGCCAGGACAGTGAGCGTCCGCGTCGCTGGAAAGCGGAGCGTGTGGTAGTGCAGGAACTGGCCGGGTATGAAAGCGGGGAGTTGGCCATTCTGCGTAATGCGCTAACCTTGCGTCTATCCAGTCAGGAAAACACGGCATACCTGACCTGTCCGGTGGTCCGTTTGGTGCGCAATACGCAGGGGCAGTGGAGCCGGGATCCGGCTTTCATTCCGCCAATGCTTTCCATTTCTGCAAGCCCGCCGCTGACCATCGAACTGGGTGACCTGCTGGTTCGTCTGCAGGCCCGCCGCCGTCGCCTGATGACCATGCGTCGTGAAAGCAATGAGCGGATGGCCGACTTTGCGGTCGCGGATGTGTCTCTGTTCTGGCTGCTGAATGCCCTGAACAGCGCCGAGCCGGTGCTGACGGAACTGCTGGAGACACCGGCTCGTCACCCGGAATTGCTGTACCGCGAACTGACTCGTCTCGCTGGCAGCCTGCTGACCTTCTCACTGGAGCACGATGCCGGGGACATTCCTGCTTATCAACACGATGCACCGGAACGGGTATTCCCGCCGCTGCTGGCACTGCTCGATAAACTACTGGAAGCGAGCCTGCCGTCGAGGGTGGTGAGTATCCACCTGGAGCATCAGGACCAGATCTGGAGAGGTGCCCTGCACGATGCGCGTCTGCGCGAAGGTGCTGACTTCTACCTATCCGTACGCTCCTCTATGCCGAACCATGAGCTTCAGACGAAATTCCCGCAGCTGTGTAAGGCGGGCAGCTTTGAAGATGTTTCGGATGTGGTGAATGTGGCTCTGAGCGGGATGGTTATCAAGCCGCTGACCCATGTGCCGACCGCTATCCCGTTACGTCTTGAGAACCAGTATTTCTCGCTGGATCTGAGTAGTGAGGCAGCGCGGGCGATGCTGGAAGCGGGAAGCTGCACCTTCTATACCCCGCGCTCACTGGGGGATGTGAAACTTGAACTCTTTGCGGTGCTGCGCACATGA
- the tssL gene encoding type VI secretion system protein TssL, short form, which produces MNTSEISQIERIFYPSWLMASQLRGGQEVRDGEGLYRRACRLVQEAKAALTEAGYSDISRDHMVYTLCALLDESVMNRGTTDDGYLIWRRDPLQAHFFGTLNAGEELWERIRSLLKETAPDTAVLTCMYRTLQLGFVGQYRAQDDERREDIVRALAERVPTFTLAQDAPIVARASRLRSGRRWYWLSWVVAVAALVALWFFLSSSLTELVSQIVRPE; this is translated from the coding sequence ATGAATACATCAGAAATAAGTCAAATTGAGCGTATTTTCTACCCCAGCTGGCTGATGGCCAGCCAGCTGCGGGGTGGACAGGAGGTTCGTGACGGGGAAGGTCTCTATCGTCGGGCCTGCCGTCTGGTGCAGGAGGCAAAAGCGGCGCTCACGGAGGCAGGTTACAGCGACATCAGCCGTGACCATATGGTGTATACCCTGTGTGCACTGCTCGATGAGAGCGTGATGAATCGGGGAACCACCGATGATGGCTACCTGATCTGGCGCCGGGACCCGCTGCAGGCACACTTCTTTGGCACCCTCAATGCCGGTGAGGAACTGTGGGAAAGGATCCGAAGCCTGCTGAAAGAAACTGCGCCTGATACCGCTGTCCTGACCTGTATGTATCGGACTTTGCAACTGGGGTTCGTCGGTCAGTATCGCGCTCAGGATGATGAGCGTCGGGAAGATATTGTTCGCGCTCTCGCAGAACGGGTGCCCACCTTCACGCTGGCACAAGACGCCCCCATCGTTGCCCGCGCATCGCGCCTGCGCAGCGGCCGTCGCTGGTACTGGCTGAGCTGGGTTGTGGCTGTCGCCGCCCTGGTTGCGCTCTGGTTCTTCCTTTCGTCTTCGCTTACCGAGCTGGTAAGCCAGATCGTCAGGCCGGAGTAA
- a CDS encoding OmpA family protein, translating to MRDTYRSLLTALGTVLALWLILGFWPLSSGSRVAISLLVVLMSGVMLWRQRRATQARAAAVRDIVDENLPPEDFQGAVILACGDNTPLFASGFHRRETRQGWYLRVKDAEQLPLFAQHLSLMRPALASQISVMLAAVPEQHTSGDDFTQSLRGWQRAVVQCRAAFGTIPPLWTVTWVSPPVACAEAEPVWFSTVSPRSGIQVYQPGQGNVSLTEWIRESGSDGRLSRLSQGLWLDSLLAWQNSAVNDLLSVRQGELPVMKPCVQGMCIVPVSGIEGNLWQQHITTVTALPPDTVVTTEPLPLPELLLPALPRRRGVSRRMVFWRYAGFLGGIFLALAMLASWMNNQRLIRNVGDHLALYHQLTGKPVAPKLRAQQRLRADGALLNDWARRGEPLRYRLGLYQGLRLVPPVEAAVSDWAPPPPPPPVIKKIIQGPKTLRLDSMSLFDSGKSALKAGSTKMLVNSLVGVKAKPGWLIVVSGHTDNTGNPQLNQALSLKRAEAVRSWMRDTGDVPESCFAVQGYGKSRPVATNDTPEGRALNRRVEISLVPQANACQIPGKHMAPSQDDGVSENKTE from the coding sequence ATGCGGGATACGTACCGAAGTCTGTTAACTGCCCTGGGTACCGTACTGGCGCTGTGGCTCATTCTGGGATTCTGGCCCTTGTCCTCAGGTAGTCGTGTGGCAATCAGCCTGCTGGTTGTTCTGATGTCCGGGGTGATGTTATGGCGTCAGCGTCGGGCTACTCAGGCACGGGCGGCCGCTGTCCGGGATATTGTGGATGAAAACCTGCCGCCGGAAGATTTTCAGGGGGCGGTGATCCTCGCATGTGGCGACAACACTCCGTTGTTTGCGTCCGGCTTCCATCGCCGGGAAACCCGGCAAGGTTGGTATCTGCGGGTGAAGGATGCGGAACAGCTTCCCCTCTTTGCGCAGCACCTGAGTTTGATGCGTCCAGCCCTGGCGTCGCAAATCTCCGTCATGCTGGCGGCGGTACCTGAACAGCACACTTCCGGCGATGATTTTACCCAGTCCCTGCGGGGCTGGCAGCGGGCTGTCGTGCAGTGCCGTGCGGCATTTGGCACGATCCCACCGCTGTGGACCGTGACCTGGGTATCGCCTCCTGTGGCCTGCGCGGAAGCTGAACCCGTCTGGTTTAGCACAGTCAGCCCGCGAAGCGGCATTCAGGTGTATCAGCCCGGTCAGGGCAATGTGTCACTGACAGAGTGGATCCGGGAGAGTGGATCTGACGGGCGTCTTTCGCGTCTGAGTCAGGGGCTGTGGCTGGACAGCCTACTTGCGTGGCAGAACAGCGCAGTCAATGACCTGCTGTCGGTGCGCCAGGGCGAACTGCCGGTGATGAAGCCTTGTGTACAGGGCATGTGCATAGTGCCGGTGAGCGGTATCGAGGGCAATCTCTGGCAGCAGCATATCACTACCGTGACGGCGCTGCCACCAGATACCGTTGTGACCACCGAACCACTACCGTTGCCTGAACTGCTGCTGCCGGCGCTGCCGCGCCGACGGGGCGTCAGCCGCAGAATGGTGTTCTGGCGTTACGCCGGGTTTCTGGGCGGGATTTTCCTGGCACTTGCCATGCTGGCATCTTGGATGAACAACCAGCGTCTCATCCGTAATGTGGGCGATCACCTTGCGTTGTATCACCAACTGACGGGAAAGCCTGTGGCACCGAAACTGCGCGCACAGCAGCGCCTCAGAGCCGATGGCGCATTGCTGAACGACTGGGCGCGTCGCGGGGAGCCACTGCGTTATCGCCTGGGTTTGTATCAGGGGCTGCGCCTGGTGCCGCCTGTTGAGGCCGCCGTCAGCGACTGGGCCCCGCCCCCACCGCCGCCACCGGTCATCAAGAAAATCATTCAGGGTCCGAAAACCCTTCGTCTTGACAGCATGTCGCTGTTCGATTCTGGCAAGTCGGCGCTGAAAGCCGGTTCGACCAAAATGCTTGTGAATTCTCTGGTCGGCGTGAAGGCGAAGCCCGGCTGGCTGATTGTCGTGTCAGGGCATACCGATAACACCGGCAATCCGCAACTAAACCAGGCGTTGTCTCTGAAACGTGCCGAAGCGGTGCGCAGCTGGATGCGTGACACCGGCGACGTGCCGGAAAGTTGTTTTGCGGTGCAGGGCTATGGCAAAAGCCGCCCTGTCGCAACCAACGACACCCCGGAAGGGCGTGCGCTTAACCGCCGTGTCGAAATCAGTCTGGTACCGCAGGCAAATGCCTGTCAGATACCCGGCAAACACATGGCGCCATCGCAGGATGATGGCGTCTCAGAAAATAAAACGGAGTAA
- the hcp gene encoding type VI secretion system effector Hcp, whose translation MAIPVYLWLKDDGGADIKGSVDVQDREGSIEVVAQEHNLYIPTDNNTGKLTGTRIHTPFLFTKEIDSSSPYLYKAVTTGQTLKSAEFKWYKINDAGQEVEYFNTKLENVKVVKVNPEMYDIKDPSKEKHNHLERVELRYEKITWTYKDGNIIHSDSWNERATA comes from the coding sequence ATGGCAATTCCTGTTTATCTTTGGCTGAAGGACGACGGCGGCGCGGACATCAAAGGGTCTGTTGACGTTCAGGATCGTGAAGGCAGCATCGAAGTGGTTGCACAGGAGCATAACCTGTACATCCCGACCGACAACAATACCGGCAAGCTGACCGGCACCCGCATCCACACGCCGTTCCTGTTCACGAAGGAAATCGATTCCTCCAGCCCGTACCTGTACAAGGCGGTGACCACGGGTCAGACCCTAAAATCCGCTGAGTTCAAGTGGTACAAAATCAACGACGCGGGCCAGGAAGTGGAGTACTTCAACACCAAACTGGAAAACGTGAAGGTAGTGAAAGTGAATCCTGAAATGTATGACATCAAGGATCCTTCTAAAGAGAAGCACAACCACCTTGAACGCGTTGAACTGCGTTACGAAAAAATCACCTGGACCTACAAAGACGGCAACATCATTCATTCCGACTCCTGGAACGAACGCGCCACCGCGTAA
- the tssH gene encoding type VI secretion system ATPase TssH encodes MENPAILLRRLNPYCARAMEGAASLCQTRAHAEILPEHWLLKLLEQGEGDLTVLARRYEWDMDGIWQDLLGWLDRQPRSVRHRPQLSDAIQTLMQEAWMIASLNSEEHIRSVHLLMALVEKPKLARCDGLWPLLTLAQSQLERLRPLLDAQSDERLEMQREAELAQNHGGEMEFVGRPAGVEMKEGELSPALQNSLDKFTLDVTAKAKEGKIDPVFGRDTEIRQMVDILSRRRKNNPILVGEPGVGKTALVEGLALRIAEGNVPESLKTVTLRTLDLGLLQAGAGVKGEFEQRLKNVIDAVQQSHVPVLLFIDEAHTIIGAGNQAGGADAANLLKPALARGELRTIAATTWSEYKQYFERDAALERRFQMVKVDEPDDDTACLMLRGLKSRYAEHHNVHITDDAVRAAVTLSRRYLTGRQLPDKAVDLLDTAAARVRMSLDTVPEQLIRLRASIAALDMEKQALLEDIAIGNQCHAERLSEIEQEEVRQIVTLDELETQYGQEMKLTEQIRESRQDISRQRETHRLQQELNEMQRSNPLLSMDVDVRTVANVIADWTGVPLSSLMKDEQTELLTLENEIGKRVVGQDVALEAIARRLRAAKTGLTSENGPQGVFLLVGPSGVGKTETALALADVMYGGEKSLITINLSEYQEPHTVSQLKGSPPGYVGYGQGGILTEAVRKRPYSVVLLDEVEKAHRDVMNLFYQVFDRGFMRDGEGREIDFRNTVILMTSNLGSDHLMQLLDEQPEASEGDLHELLRPILRDHFQPALLARFQTVIYRPLAEAAMRTIVEMKLLQVSKRLHRHYGLTTHIDESLYDALTAACLLPDTGARNVDSLLNQQILPALSQQLLTHMAAKQKPHSLTLGWDDEEGIVLAFD; translated from the coding sequence ATGGAAAATCCAGCCATCCTGTTACGTCGTCTGAACCCTTACTGTGCCCGTGCGATGGAAGGCGCGGCGTCGCTCTGCCAGACCCGCGCCCATGCGGAAATTTTGCCGGAGCACTGGCTGCTAAAACTGCTGGAGCAGGGGGAAGGTGACCTGACGGTGTTGGCGCGTCGCTATGAATGGGATATGGATGGCATCTGGCAGGATTTGCTTGGCTGGCTCGACAGACAACCTCGCTCCGTGCGCCATCGCCCCCAGCTGTCTGATGCCATTCAGACGCTGATGCAGGAAGCCTGGATGATTGCCTCCCTTAATAGCGAAGAGCACATTCGCAGCGTCCATCTGCTGATGGCCCTGGTGGAAAAACCAAAACTGGCACGTTGTGACGGCCTTTGGCCGTTGTTAACGCTTGCTCAAAGCCAGCTGGAGCGCCTGCGGCCTTTGTTGGATGCGCAATCGGATGAACGTCTGGAAATGCAGCGCGAAGCTGAACTGGCGCAGAACCACGGTGGTGAGATGGAATTTGTCGGGCGTCCGGCTGGTGTGGAAATGAAAGAGGGGGAACTGAGCCCTGCACTGCAGAACTCGCTGGATAAATTCACCCTCGATGTCACTGCCAAAGCGAAGGAAGGGAAGATCGATCCTGTGTTTGGCCGCGATACAGAAATCCGCCAGATGGTGGACATCCTTTCCCGCCGCCGTAAAAACAACCCGATCCTGGTCGGCGAGCCGGGCGTGGGGAAAACTGCACTGGTTGAAGGTCTGGCGTTGCGTATAGCCGAGGGTAATGTGCCGGAATCCCTCAAAACGGTTACCCTGCGCACCCTTGACCTGGGTCTGCTGCAGGCTGGCGCGGGCGTGAAAGGTGAGTTCGAACAGCGTCTGAAAAACGTCATCGACGCGGTGCAGCAATCGCATGTACCTGTTCTGCTTTTTATTGATGAAGCGCATACCATCATTGGCGCAGGTAATCAGGCGGGTGGTGCAGATGCGGCCAACCTGCTGAAACCGGCGCTGGCGCGTGGCGAACTGCGTACTATTGCGGCCACCACCTGGTCTGAATACAAACAATACTTCGAGCGTGACGCCGCCCTGGAACGTCGTTTCCAGATGGTAAAAGTGGATGAGCCTGACGATGACACTGCCTGCCTGATGCTCCGTGGCCTGAAATCCCGCTATGCCGAACACCACAATGTGCATATCACCGACGATGCGGTTCGTGCGGCAGTTACTCTTTCACGTCGTTATCTGACCGGGCGTCAGCTTCCTGATAAAGCGGTCGATCTGCTGGACACCGCTGCCGCTCGCGTGCGTATGAGCCTCGACACCGTACCTGAACAGCTAATCCGCCTTCGCGCGAGTATCGCTGCGCTCGACATGGAGAAGCAGGCGTTACTGGAAGATATCGCCATTGGCAATCAGTGTCATGCCGAGCGTTTGAGCGAGATTGAGCAGGAAGAGGTGCGCCAGATAGTGACACTCGACGAACTGGAAACCCAGTACGGTCAGGAGATGAAACTCACCGAGCAGATACGCGAAAGCCGTCAGGATATATCACGCCAGCGTGAGACTCACAGGCTGCAACAGGAGCTTAACGAGATGCAGCGCAGCAACCCGTTGCTCTCCATGGATGTGGATGTCCGCACCGTTGCCAACGTGATTGCCGACTGGACAGGCGTGCCGTTGTCATCGCTGATGAAGGACGAGCAGACCGAACTGCTGACTCTGGAAAATGAAATCGGTAAACGTGTGGTTGGGCAGGATGTGGCGCTTGAGGCTATCGCCCGACGTCTGCGTGCGGCAAAAACGGGTCTCACCTCCGAGAATGGCCCACAGGGCGTATTCCTGCTGGTGGGACCGAGCGGGGTGGGGAAAACCGAAACCGCGCTTGCGCTGGCCGATGTCATGTACGGCGGTGAGAAGTCACTCATTACGATTAACCTCTCAGAATACCAGGAGCCGCATACGGTTTCCCAGCTGAAGGGCTCACCTCCGGGTTACGTCGGTTATGGCCAGGGAGGGATCCTGACCGAAGCCGTGCGCAAGCGCCCGTATAGTGTGGTTTTGCTCGATGAAGTCGAAAAAGCCCACCGCGACGTGATGAACCTGTTTTATCAGGTGTTTGATCGCGGCTTTATGCGTGATGGCGAAGGGCGTGAAATCGACTTCCGCAACACCGTTATTCTGATGACCTCCAACCTCGGCAGCGACCACCTGATGCAGTTGCTCGACGAACAGCCGGAGGCCAGCGAAGGCGATCTCCACGAGCTGCTGCGTCCGATCCTGCGTGACCACTTCCAGCCCGCGTTGCTGGCCCGCTTCCAGACCGTCATTTACCGTCCGCTGGCGGAAGCGGCCATGCGTACCATCGTGGAAATGAAGCTGTTACAGGTTAGCAAGCGCCTGCATCGACACTACGGCCTGACCACGCACATTGATGAGAGCCTGTATGACGCCCTGACTGCCGCCTGCCTGCTGCCGGACACCGGCGCACGCAACGTCGACAGCCTGCTGAACCAGCAAATCCTGCCGGCGCTGAGCCAGCAACTGCTCACGCACATGGCCGCGAAGCAGAAGCCACACAGCCTGACGCTGGGCTGGGATGACGAAGAAGGGATTGTGCTGGCGTTTGATTAA